CGATGATCTGCCGCTTGATTTGCTCGTAGATTTGGAGATAGTGAGGCTTCCGGCTCGTTTCGTCGATCTGTGGGGTGAACAGCATCTCTCTTGCCTCCATCTGTCCTTTTCTTTTTCTCAAATCTGCCTATTTTTGAGTATACACTTTTCCGCTATAGTAAGCCTATCTAAAGGAGGCATTCCATCATGCAAACATTCGAAAACAAACCCGTCCGATTCCTGGGGGGCGAACGCGTCTACCTCCGCCCCGTCGAACTGGCCGATACCGACCTGTACTTTTCCATGCTTTTCCATCCGCAAGCCCGCCGCCTGACCGGCACGCAGAACAGCTTCACCCGCGAGCAAATTCACCGCTACCTCGACGGCAAGTCCAAGGATTCCTCCAGCCTCTTGCTGCTGATCGCCCTGCGCGATAACGATGAAGTAATCGGCGATATCGCCCTGCAGTCGATTGACCAAACAAACCGCAACTGCAATATTCGCATCGCCATTCCGCAGCCGCAGCATCAGAGCAATGGGCTGGGCAGCGAAGCCATGCGGCTGCTCCTGGACTACGGCTTCGGCATCTTGAATCTGCATCGGATCGAGCTGAACGTCTTTTCCTACAATGCGCAGGCGATCCGCGCATACGAAAAAGTCGGCTTCACCCAGGAAGGCGTGCAGCGCGAAGCCCTCTATTACAACCACGAATACCACGACTCTATCCTGATGAGCATCCTGGCCCGTGAATATCGGGAAAAGTACGGCAAACCCGCGCCGCAGGCGTAGACGGCCGCCAAAAAGTTGCCCGATCATAAATTAACCCGCGAGATTTGTCCCGCGGGTTTTTGGATTGGATCGAAACCAACAGCGCACGATCTTTGTCCTTTCCCATCTCCCTGTCCTTCTTTACACCAAGCCCGGGCCGTATTCCGCCTGATCAGCCGTCCCTTGCGCCGCTTTCTGCGCCAATCGCTCCAGCCGCTTCCGGTAGGCGGCTTCCTCCGTTTTCGAACGGCGGCGGAGCAGTGCCGCTTTCTGCCTCCACCGCTCGTAGGCGC
This sequence is a window from Brevibacillus composti. Protein-coding genes within it:
- a CDS encoding GNAT family N-acetyltransferase, with protein sequence MQTFENKPVRFLGGERVYLRPVELADTDLYFSMLFHPQARRLTGTQNSFTREQIHRYLDGKSKDSSSLLLLIALRDNDEVIGDIALQSIDQTNRNCNIRIAIPQPQHQSNGLGSEAMRLLLDYGFGILNLHRIELNVFSYNAQAIRAYEKVGFTQEGVQREALYYNHEYHDSILMSILAREYREKYGKPAPQA